The Salvia miltiorrhiza cultivar Shanhuang (shh) chromosome 1, IMPLAD_Smil_shh, whole genome shotgun sequence genome has a window encoding:
- the LOC131011048 gene encoding uncharacterized protein LOC131011048, which produces MTRTDEKLEAQAKQLKMLEIQVGQIAESINNQHQQGQFPSNTIVNPKEHCKAIALRSGTTYEEPKMPDEEDRSGVVVEVGDGNPSKEQGDRGKKKEVHINIPLIEALKQMPSYAKFLKEVISNKRKMGENETVNLTEECSAVLQRKIPTKIKDPGSFTIPCDIGNDRFGKALCDLGASINLMPLSIFNKLEIGTIKPTTIALQMADRSVSYPKGIVEDVLVKVNNFIFPVDFVVLDMVEDKDVPLILGRPFLATGRALIDVAKGELTLRVNDESFTFSIHKALKYKEEEEKRVGECKMMQVIESCINMEEYHIYNNPMDTCLLNPLFSFVDNDEFNASNLFIEANEMNFVQKISQGEACFLDLRNGEPKDEGVEKKTPSLELKPLPEHLKYAFLGEDEAYPVIVSSYLSPHELDQLLNVLRKYRSAIGWSISDLKGISPSICMHRILMEDDFKPRRQGQRRLNPIMQEVVRKEVLKLLDAGIIFAISDSEWVSPTQVVAKKGGITVIKDEHNELIATSYSKRSLSSSFY; this is translated from the exons ATGACAAGAACGGATGAGAAGTTAGAGGCTCAAGCCaagcaattgaaaatgcttgagataCAAGTGGGACAAATTGCCGAGTCTATAAACAATCAACACCAACAAGGgcaattcccaagcaacacaATCGTGAATCCCAAGGAGCATTGCAAGGCCATTGCTCTAAGGAGTGGGACAACATATGAAGAGCCCAAGATGCCCGACgaagaagatagaagtggtgttGTGGTTGAAGTTGGAGATGGCAACCCTTCAAAGGAACAAGGAGATagaggaaagaagaaggag GTGCACATCAACATTCCACTTATTGAAGCTTTGAAACAAATGCCCTCCTATGCAAAGTTCCTAAAGGAGGTCATATCAAACAAGAGGAAGATGGGAGAGAATGAGACGGTCAATCTAACCGAAGAATGTAGTGCCGTTCTCCAAAGAAAAATCCCCACCAAAATCAAGGACCCCGGGAGCTTCACAATCCCTTGTGATATTGGGAATGATCGTTTTGGGAAAgctttgtgtgatttgggagcaagtaTAAATTTGATGCCGCTCTCAATCTTCAACAAGCTAGAGATTGGCACCATCAAGCCAACCACAATTGCCCTTCAAATGGCAGATCGTTCCGTTTCCTATCCAAAGGGGATAGTAGAAGATGTCCTAGTGAAAGTCAACAATTTCATTTTCCCGGTGGACTTTGTTGTTTTGGACATGGTGGAAGACAAAGATGTGCCTTTGATTCTGGGGCGCCCTTTCTTGGCAACGGGGAGAGCCCTCATTGATGTTGCTAAGGGCGAACTCACCCTTAGAGTGAATGACGAGAGCTTCACATTTTCAATCCACAAGGCTCTCAAGTacaaggaggaagaagaaaagagggTTGGTGAATGCAAGATGATGCAAGTGATAGAGTCTTGCATCAACATGGAggagtaccacatctacaacaatCCAATGGACACTTGCCTCCTAAACCCTCTATTCTCTTTtgttgataatgatgagttTAATGCTTCTAACTTATTTATTGAggctaatgaaatgaactttgtGCAGAAAATTTCACAAGGAGAGGCATGTTTCTTGGACTTGAGAAATGGAGAGCCGAAAGATGAAGGAGTGGAGAAGAAGACTCCCAGCTTGGAGTTAAAACCTCTCCCTGAACACTTGAAATACGCCTTCCTTGGTGAGGATGAGGCGTACCCGGTAATTGTATCATCCTACCTTTCTCCTCATGAGCTTGATCAATTGCTAAATGTTTTGAGGAAGTATAGGTCCGCTATAGGATGGTCAATTTCCGATTTAAAAGGGATTAGCCCATCCATTTGCATGCATAGGATTTTGATGGAAGATGATTTTAAACCTAGGAGGCAAGGCCAAAGACGGTTAAACCCTATTATGCAAGAAGTAGTAAGAAAAGAAGTTCTCAAATTGCTAGATGCGGgaattatttttgctatttcggATAGTGAGTGGGTTAGTCCCACTCAAGTTGTTGCTAAAAAGGGGGGGATAACCGTCATAAAAGATGAGCATAATGAGCTAATTGCAACTAG CTACTCGAAAAgatcactttcctcttccttttattGA